One genomic region from Microcoleus sp. AS-A8 encodes:
- a CDS encoding YqeG family HAD IIIA-type phosphatase: MSWLSYLQPDLILGGPILGLTPEILQKYQIRGLVLDVDETLVPLRSQEASAELREWVEQIRQVVSLWLVSNNLSESRIRSIANSLNLPYILAASKPSRRKLKQAATAMNLPVEQVAMVGDRLFTDVLAGNRLGMFTILVEPMVDPSVTEPSYPTHDFEVWLTQALGVSIPAQKQNFKKHDESRKSET; encoded by the coding sequence ATGTCTTGGCTATCTTACTTACAACCCGATTTAATTCTTGGTGGCCCTATCCTAGGTCTCACCCCAGAAATCTTACAGAAATATCAGATTAGAGGTTTAGTTCTGGATGTTGATGAAACTTTAGTCCCTCTACGCTCTCAAGAGGCGTCTGCGGAACTCAGAGAGTGGGTAGAGCAAATTCGACAAGTGGTGTCCCTGTGGCTAGTCAGTAACAATCTCAGCGAGAGTCGGATTCGCAGTATTGCTAATTCCCTCAATTTGCCTTACATCTTGGCGGCTAGCAAACCCTCGCGGCGAAAGTTAAAACAAGCCGCAACAGCGATGAATCTCCCCGTAGAGCAGGTCGCCATGGTCGGCGATCGCTTGTTCACGGACGTGCTGGCCGGAAATCGTCTGGGGATGTTCACCATCCTTGTCGAACCAATGGTAGACCCCAGCGTCACTGAGCCTTCATATCCAACTCATGACTTTGAAGTTTGGCTGACGCAAGCCTTAGGTGTCTCAATCCCAGCTCAGAAACAAAACTTCAAAAAACATGACGAATCAAGAAAATCAGAAACATAA
- the proB gene encoding glutamate 5-kinase: MSQTIVVKVGTSSLTQPQTGQLALSTIAKLVETLTHLRSSGHGIVLVTSGAVGVGCARLGLKSRPQTMALKQAVAAVGQGRLMRIYDDFFTSLQQPIAQILLSRRDFIQRSCYVNAYGTFRELLQLGVIPIVNENDTVAVEELKFGDNDTLSALVASLIQADWLFLLTDVDRLYSADPRQVPDAQPITLVNSMEHLAELQIQTGESGSQWGTGGMVTKISAARIATNAGVRTVITEGRYPESIEKILQGEPLGTQFEPQPRTENARKRWIAHSLVPVGKLYLDYGAVAAICQAGKSLLAAGITGIEGEFHASEAVQLCDGSGVEIARGLVNYSSSELQKIRGRKSEDIPTILGYGGAETVVHRDNLVLSN, from the coding sequence ATGTCCCAAACGATTGTTGTTAAAGTTGGTACCTCCAGCCTTACCCAACCACAAACCGGTCAGCTAGCACTCTCAACCATTGCCAAGCTCGTTGAAACTCTCACGCATCTACGCTCCTCAGGTCATGGCATCGTTCTAGTGACCTCTGGGGCTGTGGGTGTTGGTTGTGCGCGGTTGGGGTTAAAGTCCCGACCTCAGACAATGGCTCTCAAACAAGCCGTGGCAGCAGTCGGACAGGGACGCTTGATGCGAATTTACGACGATTTCTTTACCAGCTTGCAACAACCAATCGCACAAATCCTCCTCAGCCGCCGTGACTTCATTCAGCGGAGTTGCTATGTCAATGCCTACGGGACATTTCGAGAACTGCTCCAATTAGGGGTGATCCCGATTGTGAATGAAAATGACACCGTTGCTGTTGAGGAACTCAAGTTCGGAGATAACGATACTCTCAGCGCTTTAGTCGCTAGCCTAATTCAAGCCGACTGGCTGTTTTTGCTCACGGATGTAGACCGGCTGTACTCCGCCGATCCACGCCAGGTACCCGATGCTCAGCCCATTACCCTGGTAAACAGCATGGAGCACTTAGCCGAACTTCAGATCCAAACCGGAGAATCCGGCTCCCAGTGGGGGACGGGTGGCATGGTGACCAAAATTTCAGCGGCGCGGATTGCCACCAATGCCGGTGTGAGGACTGTAATCACAGAAGGACGATACCCTGAATCGATCGAAAAAATTTTACAGGGAGAACCCCTCGGTACCCAGTTTGAACCCCAACCTCGGACTGAAAATGCCCGTAAGCGTTGGATTGCTCACAGTTTAGTGCCTGTGGGTAAACTGTATCTTGATTATGGAGCTGTAGCGGCAATTTGTCAGGCGGGGAAATCTCTATTAGCGGCTGGGATTACAGGCATTGAGGGGGAGTTTCACGCTTCCGAGGCGGTACAGTTATGCGACGGCAGTGGCGTAGAAATTGCTAGAGGATTGGTTAACTACAGCAGCAGCGAACTTCAGAAGATTCGAGGGCGCAAATCCGAGGATATTCCCACGATTTTGGGCTATGGGGGTGCTGAAACGGTGGTGCATCGCGATAACCTGGTGTTGAGTAATTAG
- a CDS encoding response regulator, which translates to MKAKILIVEDENIVAFNIQNRLERLGYIVTAVSSSGEVALQKVEQTHPDLVLMDIKLKGMIDGIQAAERIRTEFQIPVVYLTAYTDEETLNRAKRTEPYGYILKPFEARDLNTTIEIALYKHQIEQQLRQREQWLATTLKSIGDAVITTDSQGVVTFMNPVAEALTRWNSEEVLGNALSQFFHAINEKTREIIENPINLVLQEGITVGLENHTLLITKDGSEIPIDDSAAPIKNEEGNILGAVLVFHDMTEKQQFQSLLEKTNEELELRVAEGMNQLRETNEQLRQEIARRQRLEQELRLALEKERELNDLKSRIIATVSHEYRTPLTTILSSADLLENYDSRLTLDKKKKHFQRIQSSIKYLTKLVEDMLIVNQAETGNLEFSPTLVNVEQIAREMVNEYQVNAANLHPILFECQGSCTHVFLDEKLVQLILRNLLSNAIKFSPDHNPIRLELTCEPSQVILHLSDQGIGILPTEKPWLFNPFFRGSNIGVTPGVGLGLVIVKECVDLHGGEILVESEVGQGTTFTVTLPIRQPSQE; encoded by the coding sequence GTGAAAGCTAAAATTTTAATAGTTGAAGACGAAAATATTGTTGCTTTTAATATTCAAAATCGATTGGAAAGACTTGGATATATTGTAACCGCTGTGAGTTCTTCGGGAGAAGTTGCCCTGCAAAAGGTAGAACAAACTCACCCCGACTTAGTCTTAATGGATATTAAACTCAAAGGCATGATCGATGGTATCCAAGCTGCCGAACGAATACGTACCGAATTCCAAATTCCTGTCGTCTATTTAACGGCTTACACCGATGAGGAAACACTCAATCGTGCCAAACGCACAGAACCCTACGGTTATATTCTGAAGCCTTTTGAAGCGAGAGATTTAAATACAACTATTGAAATAGCTCTCTACAAACATCAGATAGAGCAGCAGCTTCGACAGAGAGAACAGTGGTTGGCAACGACACTTAAAAGTATTGGAGACGCCGTGATTACAACCGATTCACAGGGTGTAGTCACGTTTATGAATCCGGTTGCCGAAGCCCTTACTCGTTGGAACTCCGAAGAGGTTCTAGGGAATGCTTTGAGCCAATTTTTTCACGCCATCAACGAAAAAACGCGAGAGATTATTGAGAATCCGATCAACTTGGTTCTTCAAGAGGGAATTACGGTGGGTTTAGAAAACCACACCCTCCTGATTACCAAAGATGGTAGCGAAATTCCAATTGATGATAGTGCAGCACCGATCAAAAATGAAGAAGGTAACATTCTTGGGGCTGTATTAGTTTTTCATGACATGACTGAAAAACAGCAATTTCAATCTTTATTAGAAAAGACTAATGAAGAACTAGAACTTAGAGTGGCAGAGGGTATGAATCAATTAAGAGAAACGAATGAGCAACTTAGGCAAGAAATTGCTCGACGCCAGCGTTTAGAACAGGAATTGCGATTGGCTCTCGAAAAAGAGCGAGAACTTAATGACTTAAAATCTCGCATCATCGCGACGGTTTCACACGAGTACCGTACTCCCCTGACGACCATTTTGTCCTCAGCAGATCTACTAGAAAATTACGACTCGCGATTGACACTCGATAAAAAAAAGAAACATTTTCAACGCATTCAATCCTCTATTAAATACTTGACCAAGTTGGTTGAAGATATGCTGATTGTCAACCAAGCGGAAACGGGAAATCTAGAGTTTAGTCCGACTCTTGTGAATGTCGAACAGATTGCTCGTGAAATGGTCAACGAATATCAGGTGAATGCCGCAAATCTACACCCCATTCTTTTTGAGTGCCAAGGAAGCTGTACCCATGTCTTTCTAGATGAAAAGCTCGTACAATTAATCCTGAGAAACTTGCTTTCCAATGCGATTAAGTTTTCTCCGGATCACAACCCAATTCGGTTGGAGTTAACTTGCGAACCCAGCCAAGTGATTTTGCACCTATCAGACCAAGGAATTGGTATTCTCCCGACCGAAAAACCTTGGTTATTTAATCCCTTCTTTCGCGGCAGTAATATTGGTGTTACCCCTGGAGTTGGTTTAGGATTAGTAATTGTCAAGGAATGTGTGGACTTACACGGGGGCGAGATTCTTGTAGAAAGTGAAGTGGGTCAAGGCACAACGTTTACTGTCACCCTTCCCATACGGCAGCCCTCTCAGGAATAA
- a CDS encoding flotillin family protein: MKNPHTFLRSVLLMHLRQLPYTQAAQSFQKSITFKHPLLKQIAASALATVAFASVGTTLKPTLTQVSSATLPLTATARVNTNLNPQSAKIAASARLNSTPSTLAQLQTRNSRYQAMQLFDLGGLIPIMVVGGLIIAVPLLFGGLVVISEREVGIVVKKFALSGRGLPPGRLIALEGEAGYQADTLAPGWHWGYWPWQYNVRKESLSIVPQGEIALVVAADGASIPAQRILGKVLACDNFQDARKFLKGGGEKGRQLGILTAGTYRINTALFTVITAANANHHGMKPEQLRLYSISPDKVGIVTTFDGISIEEGEIAGPIIPHHDNFQNAQKFIDGGGRRGLQEQVLLSGSWNLNPWFVGVEQVAMTEIPIGYVGVVISYVGKAQEDVSGAAFTHGNLVEPGHKGVWVTPLYPGKHPLNTRILKVELVPTTNIVLNWSGRTERHSYDSKLSSLTVRSQDGFAFDLEVAQIIHVGALDAPKVISRVGAMQNLVDHVLQPTVGNYFRNSAQAYTVLDFLTARSERQVEAAEYIKIALRAYDVQAIDTLIGDILPPATLMTTQTDRKIAEEQRKTYEVQQMAQTQRQQLVRETAIADIQQDLVKSEQGVKIAELKANARVKESTGEAEAIRVTGNAKAEAYKAGVDALGGQGYTALQLMQIIGDRNVRVVPDVAVSGNGSGGGLVDGLLGMMIRSQTSKSNGNGKSPSKPPVPPITETMTAELETEPIIAIAQEAVAKPIAQTQSPRLESTPSTHATQTPKSQGTKAPPLPPHKIAIDSFFDQLSQDAPSID; the protein is encoded by the coding sequence ATGAAAAATCCCCACACTTTTTTACGCTCGGTTTTGTTAATGCATCTGCGGCAATTGCCCTACACGCAAGCCGCCCAATCGTTTCAGAAATCTATCACCTTCAAGCATCCTCTGCTGAAGCAAATAGCGGCCTCCGCCTTGGCAACGGTGGCATTCGCTTCAGTCGGAACGACTTTAAAACCTACCCTAACTCAAGTCAGTTCTGCGACTCTGCCTTTGACTGCAACAGCAAGGGTTAACACCAACCTCAATCCTCAATCGGCAAAGATTGCGGCCTCTGCGCGGCTCAATTCTACTCCATCAACTCTTGCCCAACTGCAAACCCGTAACAGTCGCTATCAAGCGATGCAGTTGTTTGACCTGGGAGGACTCATCCCCATTATGGTTGTGGGGGGTCTGATTATCGCTGTGCCGCTGTTGTTCGGCGGACTGGTGGTGATTAGTGAACGGGAAGTCGGCATTGTGGTTAAGAAATTTGCCCTTTCCGGTCGCGGACTTCCACCCGGTCGTTTGATTGCCTTGGAGGGCGAAGCGGGATATCAAGCGGATACTCTCGCCCCCGGTTGGCATTGGGGTTATTGGCCTTGGCAATATAACGTTCGCAAAGAATCGCTGAGTATTGTCCCCCAAGGGGAAATTGCCCTCGTGGTAGCTGCCGATGGTGCTTCCATCCCGGCGCAACGCATTCTGGGGAAAGTCCTCGCCTGCGATAATTTCCAAGATGCCCGGAAGTTTCTCAAAGGGGGTGGCGAAAAAGGTCGTCAGTTGGGTATCCTCACCGCTGGAACCTACCGGATTAATACGGCTTTATTCACCGTGATTACCGCCGCCAACGCCAACCATCATGGCATGAAACCGGAGCAGTTGCGGCTGTATAGTATTTCTCCGGACAAAGTGGGCATTGTCACCACCTTTGACGGTATCTCGATCGAAGAAGGGGAAATTGCAGGCCCGATTATCCCCCATCACGATAATTTCCAGAATGCTCAAAAATTCATCGATGGCGGTGGGCGACGCGGTTTACAGGAGCAAGTTCTGCTATCGGGTTCTTGGAACCTAAACCCTTGGTTCGTGGGCGTTGAGCAAGTCGCGATGACCGAAATTCCCATCGGCTATGTCGGTGTGGTGATTTCCTATGTCGGCAAAGCGCAAGAAGATGTCAGTGGGGCAGCATTCACCCACGGCAATTTAGTGGAACCAGGGCATAAGGGCGTGTGGGTAACACCGCTTTATCCAGGGAAACATCCCCTCAATACCCGCATTCTGAAAGTTGAACTGGTGCCAACCACGAATATCGTGCTGAATTGGTCAGGCAGAACGGAACGGCACAGCTACGACTCGAAACTCTCCTCTCTCACGGTGCGTTCTCAGGATGGCTTCGCCTTTGATTTGGAAGTGGCTCAAATTATCCATGTCGGGGCGTTAGATGCACCCAAGGTGATTTCTCGCGTCGGTGCGATGCAAAATCTGGTAGACCATGTGTTGCAGCCCACGGTGGGAAATTACTTCCGAAATTCCGCTCAAGCCTATACGGTACTCGACTTTCTCACAGCACGTTCCGAACGGCAAGTGGAAGCGGCTGAGTATATTAAAATCGCACTTCGCGCCTATGATGTACAGGCGATCGATACCCTGATTGGGGATATCTTGCCGCCAGCAACGCTGATGACGACGCAAACCGATCGCAAAATTGCGGAAGAACAACGCAAGACGTATGAAGTGCAGCAAATGGCACAAACTCAGCGGCAACAGTTGGTGAGAGAAACCGCGATCGCAGATATTCAGCAAGACTTGGTGAAGTCGGAACAAGGGGTTAAAATTGCGGAACTCAAGGCCAATGCCAGAGTGAAGGAATCCACTGGGGAAGCAGAAGCGATTCGAGTCACGGGTAACGCCAAAGCCGAAGCATACAAAGCCGGTGTCGATGCTTTGGGAGGACAGGGTTATACTGCATTGCAACTCATGCAGATTATCGGCGATCGCAACGTGCGCGTTGTCCCCGATGTTGCCGTTAGCGGAAACGGCAGCGGTGGTGGCTTAGTGGATGGCTTGTTGGGGATGATGATTCGTTCTCAGACAAGTAAATCCAATGGGAATGGGAAGTCGCCCTCCAAGCCTCCTGTGCCACCGATCACGGAAACGATGACCGCCGAGTTGGAAACCGAACCAATAATTGCGATCGCCCAAGAGGCGGTGGCAAAGCCAATCGCCCAAACTCAGTCTCCGCGTTTAGAAAGCACACCGTCAACCCATGCCACTCAAACTCCCAAATCTCAGGGAACAAAGGCACCCCCACTACCTCCCCATAAAATAGCGATCGATTCATTCTTCGACCAATTGTCGCAGGATGCTCCATCAATCGACTAG
- a CDS encoding serine/threonine protein kinase, giving the protein MSYCVNPDCPKPRNPETQKCCQGCGFNLWVQQRYRAIELIGEGGFSRTFLAVDESESACVLKQLWTKNLTPEAAKKAMPKAVREATIALFQQEARRLEELGQHPQIPTLLAHFEENYYLYLVQELIDGLNLAKVVEEEGTFSEAQIWQLLDDLLPVLKFIHDHHIIHRDIKPENIIRRTSLPTVFSLNQAGTHTRRFGEVEKSQLVLVDFGAAKLITGINSLNAGTCIGSPEYVAPEQARGKAVFASDLYSLGVSCINLLTGIPPFDLFDVVNDGWAWRDYLTQDVSECLGQILDKLLQNALTRRFQSVDQVMQAIADTREKSGLSQFRHKDYAGTHSPPPILWQCQQTLSGNSAVNSLAISPDGQFLASGYEDNTIRLWNLATGELLSTLMGHGQAVTSVAFSPDGRMLATGSDDQTIKLWDWKNGQEIYTLCGHSHAVKSVVFSPDAQVLASASWDKTIKLWNVQTGVSEKTLTGHRLQVSAVAFSPTGNILGSASCDRTWRLWDLTSGSSTPLYGHAWAVVAIAFSPDGQTLATGSDDNTSILWDWKTGKILYTLSGHSWSVVALTFSANGETLVSGSRDQTIQLWQVSTGKKIATLTGHLDSVSSVAMSSTGAMIASGSQDKTIKLWHRLG; this is encoded by the coding sequence ATGAGCTACTGTGTAAACCCTGATTGTCCAAAGCCGCGAAACCCTGAAACCCAAAAATGTTGTCAGGGATGCGGCTTTAATTTATGGGTGCAACAGCGTTACCGGGCTATTGAGTTAATCGGTGAAGGTGGATTTAGCAGAACCTTTCTAGCTGTGGATGAAAGTGAATCGGCTTGCGTACTTAAGCAGTTGTGGACAAAGAACCTCACCCCTGAAGCGGCAAAAAAAGCGATGCCGAAGGCGGTTCGCGAAGCGACCATCGCTCTTTTTCAACAAGAAGCACGACGACTGGAGGAATTAGGCCAGCATCCCCAAATCCCTACGTTATTGGCACATTTTGAGGAAAATTACTACCTCTACTTAGTGCAAGAGTTGATTGATGGCCTAAACTTGGCGAAGGTCGTAGAGGAAGAAGGGACATTCAGCGAGGCTCAGATTTGGCAACTTCTCGATGATTTATTGCCAGTCCTCAAGTTTATTCACGACCATCACATCATTCACCGCGATATTAAGCCAGAAAATATCATTCGCCGTACCTCTTTGCCTACAGTTTTCTCCCTTAATCAGGCCGGAACTCATACGAGGAGGTTCGGAGAGGTTGAGAAGAGTCAGTTGGTACTCGTTGACTTTGGTGCTGCCAAATTAATCACAGGAATTAACTCCCTGAACGCAGGAACCTGCATCGGCAGTCCGGAATATGTAGCACCCGAACAAGCGAGAGGAAAAGCGGTTTTTGCCAGTGACCTTTACAGCTTAGGGGTAAGCTGTATTAACCTGCTGACAGGCATTCCTCCCTTTGATTTATTTGATGTTGTTAATGATGGCTGGGCGTGGCGAGATTATTTAACGCAAGATGTGAGCGAATGCCTGGGTCAAATTTTAGATAAACTGCTGCAAAATGCGCTAACTCGCCGCTTTCAATCAGTTGATCAAGTGATGCAAGCGATCGCTGATACTAGGGAAAAATCAGGTTTATCTCAATTCCGGCACAAAGATTACGCAGGGACGCACAGCCCTCCTCCAATCTTATGGCAATGCCAACAGACTCTGAGCGGTAATTCAGCGGTCAATTCACTAGCCATTAGCCCGGATGGTCAGTTCTTGGCAAGTGGCTATGAGGATAACACCATTCGCTTATGGAATTTAGCAACTGGAGAGTTACTCTCTACCCTCATGGGACATGGACAAGCTGTAACATCGGTTGCTTTTAGTCCTGATGGGAGAATGCTGGCGACAGGGAGTGATGACCAAACAATCAAATTGTGGGACTGGAAAAATGGTCAGGAAATTTACACCTTGTGTGGGCATTCCCACGCCGTAAAGTCGGTTGTGTTTAGCCCTGATGCTCAGGTGTTAGCGAGCGCTAGTTGGGATAAGACCATTAAACTGTGGAATGTTCAGACTGGTGTGTCAGAAAAGACGCTGACGGGTCATAGATTGCAGGTTAGTGCTGTGGCGTTCAGTCCGACGGGTAATATTCTGGGCAGTGCCAGTTGCGATCGCACTTGGCGTTTGTGGGACTTGACATCGGGTTCATCTACCCCTCTTTACGGTCACGCTTGGGCTGTTGTTGCGATCGCTTTTAGTCCGGATGGTCAAACCCTGGCAACAGGCAGTGATGATAACACGAGCATCTTGTGGGACTGGAAAACTGGGAAAATACTTTACACGCTTTCTGGTCACTCGTGGTCAGTGGTCGCTCTTACCTTTAGTGCGAATGGAGAGACTTTGGTAAGTGGCAGTCGGGATCAGACGATTCAGCTTTGGCAAGTGAGTACAGGGAAGAAGATCGCCACCCTCACAGGGCATTTAGACTCTGTCTCTAGCGTCGCCATGAGTTCGACGGGGGCGATGATTGCCAGTGGCAGTCAGGACAAAACGATTAAGCTGTGGCATCGGCTTGGATAA
- the eno gene encoding phosphopyruvate hydratase — MEYKPETAIEAIDAREILDSRGRPTVEAEVMLLTGAKGLAQVPSGASTGTFEAHELRDDDSHRYGGKGVLYAVRNIKEKITPELLGMDALDQASVDQKMIERDGSLNKKNLGANAILAVSLATAKAAADNLGLPLYRYLGGPLANLLPVPLMNVINGGAHADNNVDFQEFMIVPVGAPTFRDALRWGAEVFASLAKVLKEKKLLTGVGDEGGFAPNLESNQAALELLIAAIEQAGYKPGEQVALAMDVAASEFYKEGQYIYDGSSHSPEEFIDYMAKLVGQYPIISIEDGLHEEDWDHWKLLSQKLGNIQLVGDDLFVTNPVRLKKGIELGAGNSILIKLNQIGSLTETLETIDLATRRGYRSVISHRSGETEDTTIADLAVATRAGQIKTGSLCRSERVAKYNRLLRIEDELGDRAIYAGTVGLGPI, encoded by the coding sequence ATGGAATACAAGCCAGAAACCGCAATTGAAGCGATCGATGCCAGAGAAATTTTAGACTCTCGTGGGCGTCCTACCGTAGAAGCCGAAGTGATGCTGCTGACGGGCGCTAAGGGACTCGCCCAGGTTCCCAGTGGAGCCTCGACAGGGACTTTTGAAGCCCACGAACTGCGGGACGATGACTCCCATCGCTATGGCGGTAAAGGAGTTCTCTACGCGGTACGGAATATTAAGGAGAAAATTACGCCTGAGTTGTTGGGAATGGATGCCCTCGACCAAGCCTCCGTTGACCAAAAAATGATAGAGCGCGATGGTTCCCTCAACAAAAAGAACTTGGGAGCCAATGCCATCCTCGCTGTCTCGCTGGCAACGGCTAAAGCAGCCGCAGATAATCTGGGACTTCCACTCTATCGCTATCTAGGGGGGCCCCTGGCTAATCTGCTGCCAGTCCCGCTGATGAACGTGATCAACGGTGGCGCTCATGCGGATAATAATGTGGATTTTCAGGAATTCATGATTGTACCCGTGGGAGCACCTACCTTTCGAGACGCGCTGCGCTGGGGTGCTGAGGTGTTCGCATCCTTGGCAAAAGTTCTGAAGGAGAAGAAGTTACTGACAGGGGTTGGGGATGAAGGAGGCTTTGCGCCCAACCTGGAGTCTAATCAAGCCGCTTTAGAATTGCTGATTGCGGCAATTGAGCAGGCTGGGTATAAACCCGGAGAACAAGTCGCGTTAGCCATGGATGTGGCGGCGAGTGAGTTTTACAAAGAGGGTCAGTATATCTACGATGGGTCATCTCACTCACCCGAAGAATTTATTGATTATATGGCGAAGTTAGTGGGGCAATATCCCATTATTTCCATTGAAGATGGGTTGCACGAAGAAGATTGGGATCATTGGAAATTGCTGAGTCAGAAACTAGGCAACATTCAGTTAGTCGGTGATGACCTGTTTGTGACTAACCCGGTACGCCTGAAGAAAGGCATTGAGTTGGGTGCAGGTAACTCGATCTTAATTAAGCTCAATCAAATTGGCTCGTTGACTGAAACGTTAGAAACAATTGATTTAGCGACGCGTCGGGGTTACCGTTCCGTGATCAGCCACCGTTCTGGTGAAACAGAAGATACGACCATTGCCGATTTAGCGGTAGCGACTCGTGCAGGTCAAATCAAAACCGGCTCTTTATGTCGTAGTGAACGGGTTGCCAAATACAACCGACTGCTGCGGATTGAAGATGAATTAGGCGATCGCGCCATTTATGCTGGAACTGTAGGACTGGGGCCAATTTAG
- the gloA gene encoding lactoylglutathione lyase, with the protein MRMLHTMLRVGNLEESLKFYCDVLGMKLLRQKDYPSGEFTLAFVGYGDESDHTVIELTHNWGTEQYDLGNAYGHIALGVDNIYETCAQIRIKGGKVVREPGPMKHGSTVIAFVEDPNGYKIELIQLGTQNSVNQQETAKAATS; encoded by the coding sequence ATGCGAATGCTACACACAATGCTGCGGGTCGGCAATCTTGAGGAATCTCTCAAGTTTTACTGCGACGTTTTGGGGATGAAGCTACTGCGCCAAAAAGATTATCCCAGCGGCGAATTTACCTTGGCTTTCGTGGGTTATGGCGATGAATCTGACCACACTGTCATTGAACTGACCCACAACTGGGGTACAGAGCAATACGACTTGGGTAATGCTTATGGTCACATTGCCCTTGGTGTGGATAATATTTACGAAACTTGTGCCCAAATCAGAATTAAAGGTGGTAAAGTCGTCCGCGAACCAGGGCCGATGAAGCATGGTTCAACGGTCATTGCTTTTGTGGAAGACCCGAATGGATATAAGATTGAGCTGATTCAGTTGGGCACTCAAAATTCTGTTAACCAGCAAGAAACCGCCAAAGCTGCAACCAGCTAG
- a CDS encoding carotenoid oxygenase family protein codes for MKTTHKPLTRRAWANAIAQPAQEFPPTPLPILSGKIPEGLRGSLYRNGPGRLERGGIRVGHWFDGDGAILGVHFTDAGATGLYRYVQTAGYQDESEKEQFLYPNYGMTAPGRIWQRWGKPVKNAANTSVLPLSDKLLALWEGGNPHALDLQTLETIGIDDLTQLGEGAPFSAHPKCDPKTGEIFNFGVTIGLNITLKVYKSDSTGKIIQQGSVPLDGLSLVHDFVLAGQYLIFFVPPVRVNLLSAGLGLSSYSDAMEWQPERPTQIIVLDRETLSLVSRTEAEPWFQWHFSNGYVDTDGTIAIDLVRYPDFQTNRYLKELATGQTQTQVKGTLWQVRLNPQTGKVIQLVELLDRGCEFPVVPPQLVGQASPDIYLAVHRDGVDISQEFFGAIARFNTKTDRLAIADMGDNRYPSEPLYAADALNQQQGWVLTVVYDGNSDTSEVWIFDSDTLDDEPVCRLGLPSVIPHSFHGKWKPA; via the coding sequence ATGAAGACAACCCATAAACCTCTAACTCGTAGAGCTTGGGCAAATGCGATCGCCCAACCCGCCCAAGAATTTCCCCCCACACCCCTGCCCATCCTCTCCGGTAAAATTCCAGAGGGTTTACGGGGTTCACTCTACCGCAACGGCCCCGGACGCCTAGAGCGCGGTGGTATACGAGTGGGACATTGGTTTGATGGGGATGGAGCGATCTTAGGGGTGCATTTTACCGATGCGGGTGCGACAGGACTCTATCGCTACGTGCAAACCGCTGGCTACCAAGACGAAAGCGAAAAAGAGCAATTTCTTTACCCCAACTATGGCATGACAGCACCGGGCAGAATTTGGCAGCGTTGGGGTAAGCCAGTGAAGAATGCTGCCAATACCTCAGTGTTGCCGTTGTCCGATAAACTCTTAGCTCTGTGGGAAGGCGGAAATCCCCATGCTCTCGATCTTCAGACGCTGGAAACCATAGGAATCGATGATTTAACTCAGTTAGGTGAGGGAGCGCCATTTTCGGCTCATCCCAAATGTGACCCCAAGACGGGGGAGATTTTTAACTTTGGTGTGACTATTGGCCTGAATATCACATTAAAGGTTTATAAAAGTGATTCTACGGGCAAGATTATCCAACAGGGTTCTGTACCCCTAGACGGTTTGTCCCTAGTGCATGATTTTGTGCTCGCAGGGCAGTACTTAATCTTTTTTGTGCCACCAGTGCGGGTAAATTTGTTAAGCGCTGGGTTGGGATTGAGCAGTTATAGTGACGCGATGGAATGGCAACCTGAACGCCCGACTCAGATTATTGTCCTTGATCGCGAAACCCTTAGTTTGGTCAGCCGCACTGAAGCTGAGCCTTGGTTTCAGTGGCACTTTAGCAATGGTTATGTGGATACGGATGGCACGATCGCGATCGATCTGGTGCGCTATCCGGACTTCCAGACGAATCGGTATTTAAAAGAACTGGCAACCGGTCAAACCCAGACACAAGTTAAAGGAACGCTGTGGCAGGTGCGTTTAAATCCCCAGACGGGGAAAGTTATACAACTCGTGGAATTGTTAGACAGAGGCTGTGAGTTCCCTGTTGTACCGCCGCAACTTGTGGGACAAGCCTCGCCGGATATCTATTTAGCCGTACATCGGGATGGGGTGGATATTAGTCAAGAGTTTTTTGGTGCGATCGCTCGATTCAACACCAAAACGGATCGTTTAGCGATCGCGGATATGGGAGACAATCGCTATCCCTCTGAACCCCTATATGCCGCCGATGCCTTGAATCAGCAGCAGGGTTGGGTACTAACGGTTGTGTATGACGGGAATTCTGACACGAGTGAGGTATGGATATTTGATAGCGACACTCTAGATGATGAGCCCGTCTGTCGCCTAGGATTACCCAGCGTGATTCCCCATAGTTTTCATGGCAAGTGGAAACCCGCATAA